A stretch of the Oenococcus sp. UCMA 16435 genome encodes the following:
- a CDS encoding BMP family ABC transporter substrate-binding protein, with the protein MNRFRWTIVAIVVVVIAAVGAYFGLNRGKTTSTNDSGKKSVAIITDTGGIDDHSFNQSAWEGLQKYGKEEGLSKGNGGYNYFQSNDESDYKPNINSAIQAKFDTIFGIGYALEPAVKQAAKQNPKTNFGIIDDTIPNIKNVVSITFHTEQSSYLAGVAAAKASKTQKIGFIGGVKGDIIDTFQAGYVAGAKSVNKNIQINVQYANSYSDAAQGKTIASAMYADGDDVIFTAAGGTGNGVFAQAKALNQKQSADKKVWVIGVDRDQKSDGNYTDKNGNKSNFTLASAVKEVGQAVIDISKKAQAGKFPGGKTISFGFKEHGVYLAKDSMSSSVWSAVQAAKKKVESGSVKVPIHPKSYASVQ; encoded by the coding sequence ATGAATCGTTTTCGTTGGACTATCGTAGCAATAGTCGTAGTGGTCATTGCAGCAGTCGGTGCTTATTTCGGCCTGAATCGTGGAAAAACAACTTCCACTAATGATTCGGGCAAAAAATCAGTCGCGATTATCACCGATACTGGTGGGATCGATGATCATTCCTTTAACCAGTCTGCATGGGAAGGTTTGCAGAAATACGGTAAAGAAGAAGGTTTATCCAAGGGGAATGGTGGATATAACTACTTCCAGAGTAATGACGAGTCTGATTACAAGCCGAATATCAACTCTGCTATTCAAGCAAAGTTCGACACAATTTTCGGTATTGGATATGCTTTGGAACCAGCTGTTAAACAAGCAGCCAAACAAAATCCAAAAACCAATTTCGGTATTATCGACGACACAATTCCAAATATTAAAAATGTCGTTTCGATAACATTCCATACCGAACAGTCTTCTTATTTGGCTGGTGTTGCTGCCGCCAAAGCGTCAAAGACGCAAAAGATTGGTTTTATCGGTGGTGTTAAAGGCGATATCATCGACACTTTCCAGGCTGGTTATGTTGCCGGAGCCAAATCCGTCAATAAGAATATTCAAATCAACGTTCAATACGCTAATTCATATTCTGATGCCGCTCAGGGAAAGACAATCGCTTCAGCTATGTACGCTGATGGCGACGACGTAATCTTTACTGCCGCTGGTGGAACCGGTAATGGTGTCTTCGCTCAAGCGAAAGCTTTGAACCAAAAACAATCAGCCGACAAAAAGGTTTGGGTAATCGGCGTTGATCGTGATCAAAAATCCGATGGTAACTACACGGATAAGAATGGCAATAAGTCAAACTTCACTTTGGCCTCAGCAGTTAAGGAAGTTGGCCAGGCCGTAATTGATATTTCCAAGAAAGCTCAAGCTGGGAAGTTTCCTGGTGGAAAAACAATCAGCTTTGGGTTTAAAGAACATGGAGTTTATCTTGCTAAAGATTCAATGAGTTCCAGTGTTTGGTCAGCTGTTCAAGCTGCCAAGAAAAAAGTTGAATCCGGAAGTGTCAAGGTTCCGATTCATCCAAAGTCTTACGCTTCAGTGCAATAA
- a CDS encoding ABC transporter ATP-binding protein, translating into MTKQITEKIPAIKMEHIVKKFGNFAANDDINLEVKAGEIHALLGENGAGKSTLMNILSGLLQPTSGEIFLRGKKVEIKNPAAASKLGIGMVHQHFMLIDAFTVTENIMLGAEKTKGMSLDIETVKKEIQALVDKYKLEVNPNALITDISVGQQQRVEILKTLYRKADILIFDEPTAVLTPQEIQELIITMKNLAAEGKAIILITHKLEEIRQAADRVTVIRSGKSLETFDAKNVSAITLAEKMVGRKVSFTTEKNPAKPGKNILKIKDLMVKDAENVTKVDHLSLDIRAGEIIGIAGIDGNGQTELVQAITGLTHSQSGKIILDGKDITNKTPRKIIKAGTSHIPEDRLRHGLEVNMPLAYNMVIENFYEEPYAKMGILQWQAIADHAKKLIKQFDVKMTSIDEPAGSLSGGNQQKAVVARELSRDSRLIVAAQPTRGLDVGAIEYIHQQLIKQRDLGKAVMLISFELDEILDLADRIAVISAGKIIGVVNTKDTTKEELGLMMTGINLKDAKKELEKSKNKAGVK; encoded by the coding sequence ATGACAAAACAAATCACAGAAAAAATTCCGGCAATTAAAATGGAACATATCGTTAAAAAGTTTGGTAATTTTGCTGCCAATGATGATATTAATCTCGAAGTAAAAGCTGGCGAGATTCATGCACTGCTTGGTGAGAACGGTGCCGGAAAATCAACTCTAATGAATATCTTGTCGGGTTTGTTGCAACCAACATCCGGCGAGATATTTTTGCGAGGAAAAAAAGTCGAAATTAAAAATCCAGCTGCCGCTTCCAAACTTGGAATCGGAATGGTTCATCAGCATTTTATGTTGATCGACGCTTTTACAGTTACCGAAAACATTATGCTCGGTGCTGAAAAAACCAAGGGAATGTCTTTGGATATCGAGACTGTCAAAAAAGAAATTCAGGCCCTTGTTGATAAATATAAATTAGAAGTTAATCCAAATGCTTTAATAACGGACATCTCCGTTGGTCAACAACAGCGTGTCGAAATTTTAAAAACTCTTTATCGGAAAGCCGACATCTTAATTTTTGATGAACCAACAGCCGTTTTAACCCCACAAGAAATTCAAGAATTAATCATAACAATGAAGAATTTAGCAGCCGAAGGAAAAGCAATTATCTTGATAACTCATAAACTAGAAGAGATTCGTCAGGCAGCTGATCGAGTTACCGTGATCAGATCAGGAAAATCGCTTGAAACTTTTGATGCAAAAAATGTTTCCGCAATAACTTTGGCAGAAAAAATGGTTGGTCGAAAAGTTTCCTTTACAACTGAGAAGAATCCAGCCAAACCAGGAAAAAATATTTTAAAAATTAAAGATCTTATGGTTAAGGACGCAGAAAACGTTACTAAAGTCGATCATCTTTCTCTTGATATTCGCGCCGGAGAAATTATCGGTATTGCTGGAATTGATGGTAATGGTCAAACAGAATTGGTTCAAGCAATTACCGGATTAACTCATTCCCAATCCGGAAAAATTATTTTAGATGGTAAGGACATCACAAACAAAACACCAAGAAAAATAATCAAAGCCGGGACTTCGCATATTCCCGAAGATCGTTTGCGACACGGATTAGAAGTAAATATGCCGCTTGCCTATAATATGGTAATTGAAAATTTCTACGAAGAGCCATACGCCAAGATGGGAATCCTTCAGTGGCAGGCAATTGCCGATCATGCCAAGAAGTTAATCAAACAATTCGACGTTAAAATGACCTCGATTGACGAACCCGCCGGATCTCTATCAGGCGGAAACCAACAAAAAGCTGTTGTCGCAAGAGAACTTTCGCGTGACTCTAGACTGATTGTTGCTGCACAACCGACTCGCGGTCTCGACGTCGGGGCGATTGAATATATTCATCAACAATTAATCAAACAAAGAGATCTTGGCAAAGCAGTCATGCTCATAAGTTTCGAACTTGATGAGATCCTGGATCTGGCCGACAGAATTGCAGTTATTTCAGCCGGAAAAATTATCGGTGTTGTTAACACTAAAGACACAACCAAAGAAGAACTAGGTTTGATGATGACTGGAATTAATTTGAAAGACGCCAAAAAAGAACTGGAAAAAAGCAAAAATAAAGCAGGAGTTAAATAA
- a CDS encoding ABC transporter permease, translating into MQPRNNKTIIAICSVIFGLIAGAIIMLFFGYNPFSGYGSLIVTAFGTPQNIGEIFSQMTPLILTGLSFLIAQQAGFFNIGMSGQLFGAWVGSVWFALTFSNLPDFLIIIGATTFGIIIGGISGFIPGYLRAKFGASEVIVTIMMNYVILYLGNDAITAIFPNSIKQTVDSSNQVGNHGGISLKWLSDLTNQSSISAGIFIALFTTILIWFVMKKTTLGFSIDAVGKNADAAKYAGINEKATQIWAMTLSGALSGLGGVTEGLGHYGNVFVQNSTPETGFNGMAVALLGSGSFIGVILAAALFSALTVGGAGMPNISGVPTELVSIVIALIIFFVGTGYLIDLMIEKIKSADQASSNKGKGPGGSNKKQKKIGKKEQKELKA; encoded by the coding sequence ATGCAACCAAGAAATAATAAAACGATCATTGCCATCTGTTCTGTTATCTTCGGTTTGATTGCCGGAGCAATTATTATGCTCTTTTTTGGATATAATCCTTTCTCTGGTTACGGATCTCTAATAGTTACAGCTTTTGGAACGCCACAGAATATTGGCGAAATTTTCTCGCAAATGACGCCACTAATTTTAACCGGATTATCTTTTTTAATTGCCCAACAGGCAGGGTTTTTCAATATTGGAATGTCAGGTCAGCTTTTTGGAGCATGGGTAGGTAGTGTTTGGTTTGCACTAACTTTTTCTAATTTACCGGATTTTCTAATAATTATTGGGGCAACTACTTTCGGAATTATAATTGGCGGAATTTCTGGTTTCATCCCCGGTTATTTAAGAGCCAAATTCGGGGCCTCGGAAGTAATTGTCACAATTATGATGAATTACGTAATTTTATATCTTGGTAATGATGCCATTACGGCTATTTTTCCAAACTCAATCAAGCAAACAGTCGATTCCAGTAATCAGGTTGGTAATCACGGTGGAATAAGTTTGAAATGGTTATCTGATTTAACCAATCAATCATCAATTTCAGCCGGAATTTTTATCGCGTTGTTTACGACAATTTTGATTTGGTTTGTTATGAAGAAGACAACTTTAGGTTTTTCAATCGATGCGGTTGGAAAAAATGCAGACGCAGCCAAGTATGCCGGCATTAATGAAAAAGCAACTCAAATTTGGGCAATGACCTTATCTGGAGCTTTGTCGGGACTTGGCGGTGTTACCGAAGGATTGGGCCACTATGGAAATGTTTTTGTCCAAAATTCAACTCCCGAAACCGGTTTTAACGGGATGGCGGTTGCCCTGTTGGGATCGGGCTCTTTTATCGGGGTAATTCTAGCAGCCGCTCTCTTCTCCGCTTTGACGGTCGGAGGAGCGGGAATGCCAAATATATCAGGCGTTCCAACAGAACTTGTCTCAATCGTAATCGCTTTGATTATTTTCTTTGTCGGAACCGGTTACCTAATCGATCTAATGATTGAAAAAATAAAATCAGCCGATCAAGCATCATCAAATAAGGGGAAAGGTCCTGGGGGTAGTAACAAAAAGCAAAAAAAGATTGGTAAAAAGGAACAAAAGGAGTTGAAAGCATGA
- a CDS encoding ABC transporter permease, with the protein MNFLSILALLISTTIIYSAPLAFTAIGGAFSEHGGVVNVGLEGIMTMGAFSSIVFNLTFADQLGSLTPWIGLLVGALVGLAIAWVHALATVTLRADHIVSGTVINLIAPALGVFLIKVIYGKGQTNQINESFGYSDIPLLDRIPILGKLFFQNTSYPALLSIVVAIFASYVIYKTRFGLRLRSVGENPQAADTLGLNVARLRYQGVLISGFLGGIGGALYAESIALNFANSTIAGQGFISMAAMIYGRWNPIGAMLASMFFGLSQSLSVIGAQIPIIKEIPAVWLQIFPYVLTIIVLTLFFGKTKAPKDDGINYIKSE; encoded by the coding sequence ATGAATTTTCTATCAATTTTAGCTCTTTTAATCAGTACTACGATTATCTATTCCGCTCCACTTGCTTTTACAGCTATCGGTGGTGCCTTCTCCGAACATGGTGGTGTTGTCAATGTTGGTTTGGAAGGAATTATGACAATGGGTGCTTTCAGTTCAATTGTCTTCAATTTAACTTTTGCCGATCAACTTGGCAGCTTGACACCATGGATTGGTCTGCTGGTTGGGGCTTTGGTTGGGTTGGCGATTGCCTGGGTACATGCTTTAGCGACCGTTACCTTACGAGCAGACCACATTGTTTCCGGTACAGTCATTAATTTAATTGCCCCGGCTTTGGGTGTCTTTTTAATCAAAGTAATCTACGGAAAAGGACAGACCAACCAAATCAACGAAAGTTTTGGTTATTCAGATATTCCTTTATTAGATCGAATTCCAATTTTAGGAAAACTTTTCTTTCAAAATACAAGTTACCCAGCCCTTCTCTCAATCGTAGTAGCGATCTTCGCCTCCTACGTAATTTATAAAACCCGTTTTGGTCTACGTCTTCGCTCAGTTGGTGAAAATCCACAAGCCGCTGACACATTAGGCTTAAATGTTGCTCGTTTGCGCTACCAAGGAGTTTTAATTTCCGGATTCCTTGGTGGAATCGGTGGTGCTCTTTACGCCGAATCAATTGCCTTGAATTTTGCTAATTCAACAATTGCCGGTCAAGGTTTCATTTCAATGGCAGCAATGATTTATGGTCGTTGGAACCCAATTGGAGCAATGCTAGCCTCGATGTTTTTCGGTCTTTCGCAATCATTATCGGTAATTGGGGCTCAGATTCCAATTATCAAAGAAATTCCTGCTGTTTGGTTGCAAATTTTCCCTTACGTCTTGACGATTATTGTCTTAACACTATTCTTCGGAAAAACGAAAGCTCCTAAAGACGACGGAATTAATTACATTAAATCTGAATAA